A single Sporosarcina sp. FSL W8-0480 DNA region contains:
- a CDS encoding MFS transporter: MRTYNEKISIYHGMASTVAVNFSGNFFPIFAITILGATNYQVGLISSLPPLMALLMTIPAAILLNRAQTQKKLVAVSVLMARLMFLLIIALVFIPSQPTQAWMFLVIIALMNLPNTVANVGWQTFISGLVPESNRGTFFSDRNRMLTIVGLCSTLLIGILMKDASDSVIAYQILFGIAFCFGLLEVFLLMKHDEQPVQTDETSLKKKTMDWSIFKYKNYVSFLVAALFFNFAWQMAWGIFNIYHVRVVGVTIFWISMFSVGSMLAQIISFPLWRKWAEKRSNTLVFVWAAIGMATTPFLTVLSTNLIYITIIQTSSGFFLAGVVLLLFNLLLEQSPTEVRTYCITTYNVLLSVVAFIAPQIGIWLLNSLGIEAAMYINSVFRLLAACLFFIVYLKYARKIGLTL; the protein is encoded by the coding sequence ATGCGTACATACAATGAGAAAATAAGCATCTATCATGGCATGGCTTCAACAGTTGCAGTAAACTTTTCCGGAAACTTTTTTCCGATTTTTGCAATCACTATTTTAGGAGCTACCAATTACCAGGTCGGGTTAATCAGTTCACTCCCCCCACTTATGGCATTACTTATGACGATTCCGGCAGCGATTCTTTTAAATCGTGCACAAACACAGAAAAAACTTGTAGCTGTTTCTGTATTAATGGCGCGATTGATGTTCCTGTTAATCATCGCTCTTGTTTTTATTCCGTCTCAGCCTACACAAGCGTGGATGTTTTTAGTCATCATCGCCCTTATGAACTTGCCGAATACTGTGGCAAACGTAGGGTGGCAGACATTCATAAGCGGTCTCGTACCTGAATCCAACCGCGGAACCTTTTTCAGTGACCGAAACCGGATGTTAACGATTGTCGGACTTTGTTCCACACTTTTGATTGGTATTTTAATGAAAGACGCTTCGGATAGTGTCATTGCGTATCAAATATTGTTCGGAATCGCCTTTTGCTTTGGTTTACTTGAAGTTTTCCTACTGATGAAACATGATGAACAACCTGTACAAACGGATGAAACATCACTTAAAAAGAAAACTATGGACTGGTCGATTTTTAAATATAAGAATTACGTATCATTTTTAGTTGCGGCGTTGTTCTTTAATTTTGCTTGGCAGATGGCATGGGGCATCTTCAATATCTATCACGTTAGGGTTGTCGGTGTAACGATCTTTTGGATTAGCATGTTTTCTGTTGGAAGCATGTTAGCTCAAATTATTTCATTTCCACTCTGGAGAAAGTGGGCGGAAAAACGGTCAAACACATTGGTTTTCGTCTGGGCGGCAATTGGTATGGCAACCACCCCCTTCCTAACCGTTTTGTCTACAAACTTAATATATATTACGATTATCCAGACCTCTTCGGGTTTCTTTCTTGCTGGTGTTGTGTTATTGCTATTTAACTTGCTACTGGAACAGTCACCGACTGAAGTCAGAACATATTGTATTACTACATACAATGTATTATTGTCGGTTGTGGCATTCATCGCACCACAGATTGGAATTTGGTTGTTAAACAGTTTAGGCATAGAGGCAGCGATGTACATAAATTCAGTATTCCGATTGCTCGCCGCCTGTTTGTTTTTTATCGTCTATTTGAAATATGCGAGAAAAATAGGTTTAACACTATGA
- the helD gene encoding RNA polymerase recycling motor HelD, with product MESTFQHEQQRVNRVTELIEERILKLGADATRQRDEVVKIRKHFWDEVKVNVDTFDDYLETIIGLRQEAQALAVSQSTHRLSSKRLSTLQRMKKSPYFGRIDFSEEGVPTEEQIYIGIATLTDESGEDFLIYDWRAPISSIYYDHQPGLATYETPGGVVHGRLEKKWQYLIREGVLQSMFDTSLTIGDEILQIVLGKGTDKHMHNIVATIQSEQNRIIRHDSGKLLIVHGAAGSGKTSAALQRIAYLLYKYRDSMSADQIILFSPNSLFNNYVSNVLPELGEENMQQVTFQEYLNHRLSDGFKVENPYEQLEYVLTAENTPSYRSRVEGIRFKASTPFFEAIESYRRGLETSKMLFKDILFRGKPIVTKQEIEERFYSNDTSLRFHNRLEKLKDWLMKKVNGVRKNELTKPWVEEEIELLSDEAYHKAHKHLAKKKGFKGESVADYEMEPKELGRLIVQQRFKPLRKQIEEYAFIDMNGIYKQLFTSPLFIERWHKGDLPAEWQSICLTTINMIDQGKLFYEDATPYLLLNELIRGFQTNRTIKHIVVDEAQDYSPFQFEYLRRLFPAAKMTVLGDFNQAIFAHASTRVDFKALTGLFGPDNTEVVNLSRSYRSTKPIIEFTRQLVANSEQIIPFERNGEKPELIKLATYDELHRHISFKISELQNIGYNTIAIICKSGEESERAYQALSDIEDIKHIKNGSMEYEQGVVVIPSYLAKGIEFDAVIIYDASEQVYNNEALRRIFYTACTRAMHDLQLYCVGEPTKLLKDVSNESYIQN from the coding sequence ATGGAATCGACGTTTCAGCACGAACAACAGCGCGTAAATCGAGTCACTGAACTTATTGAAGAACGAATTCTCAAGTTGGGGGCAGATGCAACTCGGCAACGGGATGAAGTTGTAAAGATTCGAAAACATTTTTGGGATGAAGTTAAAGTCAATGTGGATACATTTGATGATTATCTTGAAACGATTATTGGACTAAGACAAGAAGCTCAAGCACTTGCTGTTAGTCAAAGCACACACCGGCTTTCATCTAAAAGGTTGTCCACGCTACAAAGAATGAAAAAATCACCGTACTTTGGACGGATCGATTTTAGCGAAGAAGGGGTTCCGACCGAGGAACAGATTTATATCGGAATAGCCACATTAACAGATGAAAGCGGGGAAGATTTCCTGATCTATGACTGGAGAGCCCCGATTTCAAGTATTTACTACGATCATCAACCCGGGTTGGCCACATATGAAACACCTGGAGGCGTCGTGCATGGCAGGTTGGAGAAAAAGTGGCAATATTTGATACGTGAAGGAGTACTTCAATCGATGTTTGACACAAGTCTTACGATTGGAGATGAGATTTTACAGATTGTTTTAGGGAAAGGCACCGATAAGCATATGCATAATATCGTGGCAACGATCCAATCGGAGCAAAATCGGATTATCCGTCACGATTCAGGTAAGCTTCTTATCGTACATGGTGCAGCAGGTAGCGGTAAAACGTCTGCAGCCCTACAACGAATCGCTTATTTACTTTATAAATATCGGGATAGTATGAGCGCCGACCAGATCATATTATTTTCGCCAAATTCATTGTTCAATAATTATGTTTCCAATGTCCTTCCGGAACTTGGTGAAGAAAATATGCAGCAAGTGACATTTCAAGAGTACTTGAACCACCGTCTTAGCGATGGGTTTAAAGTGGAAAACCCTTATGAGCAATTGGAATATGTACTGACAGCTGAAAACACTCCGTCGTATCGATCAAGGGTAGAAGGTATCCGCTTTAAGGCTTCCACACCATTTTTTGAAGCGATCGAGTCGTATAGAAGAGGGTTAGAGACATCTAAAATGCTGTTTAAGGATATTCTCTTTAGGGGAAAACCGATTGTAACCAAACAGGAAATTGAAGAAAGATTCTACAGCAACGACACGTCACTCCGTTTCCATAATCGCCTTGAAAAGTTAAAAGATTGGCTAATGAAGAAGGTGAATGGAGTTCGGAAAAACGAACTAACGAAGCCCTGGGTAGAAGAGGAAATCGAATTACTTAGCGATGAGGCTTATCATAAGGCGCATAAGCATTTAGCGAAAAAGAAAGGTTTTAAGGGTGAGTCGGTTGCTGACTATGAAATGGAACCGAAAGAACTTGGCCGCTTGATCGTTCAACAGAGATTTAAACCGCTTCGTAAACAAATCGAAGAGTATGCTTTCATAGATATGAATGGGATTTATAAACAGCTATTTACAAGCCCCTTATTTATCGAACGATGGCATAAAGGAGATTTGCCAGCCGAGTGGCAGTCTATTTGTTTGACTACAATTAACATGATTGATCAAGGCAAGTTGTTCTATGAAGACGCTACACCGTATCTATTATTAAATGAGCTTATCCGTGGCTTTCAAACAAATAGGACGATTAAGCACATCGTTGTCGATGAAGCACAAGATTACTCGCCATTCCAATTTGAATACTTGCGTCGTCTTTTTCCAGCGGCAAAAATGACTGTTTTAGGTGATTTCAATCAAGCAATTTTTGCGCATGCAAGTACACGAGTTGACTTCAAAGCATTAACCGGACTTTTCGGGCCGGATAATACGGAAGTTGTAAACTTATCGCGAAGCTATCGTTCCACAAAACCAATTATCGAATTCACACGTCAACTTGTGGCTAATAGTGAGCAGATCATTCCGTTTGAACGTAATGGTGAGAAACCGGAATTAATAAAGTTAGCTACTTATGATGAATTGCATAGACATATTTCCTTTAAAATTAGTGAGTTGCAAAATATTGGCTACAACACGATTGCAATCATTTGTAAATCGGGAGAAGAAAGTGAACGTGCTTACCAAGCCTTGTCTGACATTGAGGATATCAAGCATATAAAGAATGGATCGATGGAATATGAACAAGGAGTCGTCGTCATTCCTTCGTATTTGGCTAAGGGAATTGAATTCGATGCGGTCATTATTTATGATGCTTCGGAGCAAGTTTATAACAATGAGGCCCTACGCAGAATATTCTACACTGCCTGTACGAGAGCCATGCATGATTTGCAATTATACTGTGTCGGTGAACCAACTAAATTATTAAAAGACGTTTCAAATGAGAGTTATATTCAGAATTGA
- a CDS encoding OsmC family protein, with protein MAEHLFHLKANWPGLRNDIGTIETLNLQTEVSIPVEMDGPGIGTNPDEMLLGAAATCYIITLAAMLERSGIEKTSLTMESVGVVDYTNGVVTYKKIIHKPVLVLAVDTSEDKKRIAERLVIKAEDSCMISRALKGNVEVTAEAIIK; from the coding sequence ATGGCAGAACATTTATTTCATTTAAAAGCAAACTGGCCTGGATTGCGTAATGATATCGGAACAATTGAAACGTTGAACTTGCAGACAGAAGTTTCGATACCTGTCGAAATGGATGGCCCCGGAATAGGGACAAATCCGGATGAAATGTTGCTTGGAGCAGCCGCAACGTGCTATATCATCACACTTGCAGCGATGCTTGAGCGAAGCGGCATTGAGAAAACGAGTCTGACGATGGAATCCGTTGGTGTTGTCGACTATACGAATGGTGTTGTTACATATAAGAAGATCATACATAAGCCGGTGCTTGTTTTGGCTGTAGACACTTCGGAAGATAAAAAACGAATTGCGGAGAGACTTGTTATTAAAGCGGAAGATTCGTGTATGATCAGCAGGGCTTTAAAAGGAAATGTAGAAGTTACAGCCGAAGCGATTATTAAATAG
- a CDS encoding DUF2500 domain-containing protein: protein MGFNAYDDFMFSFGPIFFVIVFALVIGFFIVVIVKSIGQWSKNNNSPRLTVPAHVVTKRAHTSGGSGDSSASTWYYATFQVESGDRMELGVGAKEYGMLAEGDIGMLTFQGNRYIGFERK from the coding sequence ATGGGATTTAATGCATATGATGATTTTATGTTTTCATTTGGACCTATTTTTTTCGTTATTGTGTTTGCATTAGTTATTGGCTTTTTCATTGTCGTGATTGTTAAGAGTATCGGACAATGGTCCAAGAACAATAATTCACCACGACTGACTGTTCCTGCACATGTTGTAACAAAGCGGGCGCACACCTCAGGCGGAAGCGGCGATTCCTCTGCATCTACATGGTATTATGCAACATTTCAAGTGGAAAGCGGAGATCGGATGGAGTTGGGTGTAGGCGCAAAAGAATACGGAATGCTCGCAGAAGGAGACATCGGCATGCTGACATTCCAAGGAAATAGATATATTGGATTTGAAAGGAAATAA
- a CDS encoding DUF2785 domain-containing protein: protein MEDGQCIAYMDEYGENLFSFMLENLGSTDGELRDELIYRLFVKLISIDVLKNDLLEKTAVELVSDHYLYASIGEMNTDTVFTRSFASLWLTALLWKDQQQQFLNPDLRKQTFERSSLYLSKEMDTRGFVNGKGWAHSIAHGADLATMLVKHPLLERKVIPTILDGVASCFWKGGVYTDDEDERLVTIILSLVKQDYPEEVLIEWFEQLFDRLDAAASRMDRSLSFYHARTNILQFTKTLYFALMKVNNGHKLRSAISYFIQEWQNV, encoded by the coding sequence ATGGAAGACGGACAGTGCATTGCATATATGGACGAGTATGGGGAAAATCTTTTTTCCTTTATGCTTGAAAACTTGGGATCAACCGACGGGGAACTGCGGGATGAATTAATCTATCGATTGTTCGTCAAATTGATTTCGATTGATGTACTTAAGAATGATCTTTTAGAGAAGACTGCGGTGGAGTTAGTAAGCGATCACTATTTATACGCATCAATTGGCGAAATGAATACGGATACAGTGTTCACACGGTCTTTTGCATCATTATGGTTGACTGCACTTTTATGGAAGGATCAGCAACAACAATTTTTAAACCCAGATTTGCGAAAACAGACTTTTGAAAGAAGCTCGCTTTACTTATCAAAAGAAATGGATACCCGCGGATTTGTGAATGGCAAAGGATGGGCACATAGTATTGCTCATGGGGCAGATTTAGCGACAATGTTGGTGAAGCATCCATTGTTGGAGCGAAAGGTGATCCCTACGATTTTAGACGGGGTGGCATCTTGTTTTTGGAAAGGCGGTGTTTATACTGACGATGAGGATGAACGCCTAGTAACTATTATCCTATCCCTCGTTAAACAGGATTATCCAGAAGAAGTTCTCATTGAATGGTTTGAACAGCTATTTGACCGTTTGGATGCGGCGGCATCTCGAATGGATCGATCACTTTCTTTTTATCATGCTCGCACAAATATTTTGCAATTCACGAAGACACTTTATTTTGCTTTGATGAAGGTGAACAATGGACATAAATTGCGCAGTGCTATCTCGTATTTTATCCAAGAATGGCAGAATGTTTGA
- the hprK gene encoding HPr(Ser) kinase/phosphatase — MKTVTIMDIVRLFKLEVLVGHDQLNRVLKKTKVRRPGLEFMDKFDFIATEHVQILGKNEINYLHTLSDEECKLRIANIVQYDPPCIIITSNQEEPLGLLRYCTKKHIPVLRSHDSMSELSAKLDAYVTKMMAPEIAVHGVCVNVAGIGILLRGKSGVGKSETAHILIGRGHRLIADDIVVLKKLSPQTLLGTHNQKNKEFLALRSIGLLNVVRLYGRAAFQEESRIALDIELTEWQENALNNELELDEKFKTYMDVPIPHIQIQLQPGRDVAGLIEAAANNWYLQQQGYSAADEFMKRLEPEFEEGQH; from the coding sequence ATGAAAACGGTTACGATTATGGATATCGTGAGACTGTTTAAGTTGGAAGTGTTAGTAGGTCATGACCAATTAAATAGAGTATTAAAAAAGACAAAAGTGAGAAGGCCGGGATTAGAATTCATGGATAAGTTCGATTTCATCGCTACAGAACATGTACAAATCCTTGGAAAAAATGAAATTAATTATTTGCATACGTTATCAGACGAGGAGTGCAAGTTGCGCATCGCCAATATTGTCCAATATGACCCGCCGTGTATTATTATCACCTCCAATCAGGAAGAACCGCTTGGGCTATTGCGTTACTGTACAAAGAAGCATATACCTGTTTTACGGTCACATGATTCGATGTCTGAGTTGAGTGCCAAATTGGACGCGTATGTTACAAAGATGATGGCACCTGAGATTGCGGTTCATGGAGTATGCGTCAACGTTGCGGGGATCGGAATTTTATTGCGCGGCAAATCAGGAGTTGGGAAAAGTGAGACTGCACATATATTGATCGGTAGAGGGCATCGACTGATTGCCGATGATATCGTCGTATTGAAAAAACTAAGTCCGCAGACACTTTTAGGTACACATAACCAAAAGAATAAAGAATTCCTTGCACTACGAAGCATCGGGTTATTGAACGTCGTTCGACTTTATGGCCGGGCGGCATTTCAGGAGGAAAGCCGGATCGCACTTGATATCGAATTGACGGAGTGGCAGGAAAATGCATTGAATAATGAACTTGAACTGGATGAAAAATTCAAGACGTATATGGATGTCCCAATTCCGCATATTCAAATACAATTGCAACCTGGAAGAGACGTAGCAGGCTTGATTGAAGCTGCGGCGAATAATTGGTATTTGCAACAGCAAGGCTATAGCGCTGCCGATGAATTCATGAAACGACTTGAACCGGAATTTGAAGAAGGACAACATTGA
- a CDS encoding alpha/beta-type small acid-soluble spore protein: protein MARKNKILVPEAREQLDQLKADVMRAKGYDVDSRRPDAVKYEVAKELGIPLSDGYNGKLTSEQAGKIGGPIGGNMVKEMVRLAQKQMAKNERL, encoded by the coding sequence ATGGCAAGAAAAAATAAAATTTTAGTACCTGAGGCACGTGAACAACTGGACCAATTAAAAGCGGATGTCATGCGGGCTAAAGGATACGATGTTGATAGCAGACGTCCGGATGCGGTTAAATATGAGGTCGCGAAGGAATTAGGGATTCCGTTATCAGACGGTTATAACGGAAAATTGACTTCTGAGCAAGCTGGAAAGATCGGTGGCCCAATTGGGGGCAATATGGTGAAAGAAATGGTGAGATTGGCACAGAAACAAATGGCGAAAAACGAGCGGTTGTGA
- a CDS encoding SDR family NAD(P)-dependent oxidoreductase: MTKRKVLITGATSGVGFAVTMRLLADTDNFTVIGTGRAPDKLWELQNEGAEAIPADVTNMEEMERVLDKIGSPDIVIFSAGVGLFEAAHLMPEQSIRAMMETNVIAPVVLTKHILPQMMERGNGHLIYIGSQAGKVATPKASVYAATKHALIGYTNALRMEVADFGIDVSVIHPGPIDTPFIDGADRTGKYRSSLGKHLLHVDTVAEAVLKTIEKPVREVNLPGLMGLTSKLYSVAPGLVEKLGRKYFMKK; encoded by the coding sequence ATGACCAAGCGTAAAGTTTTGATAACAGGTGCAACAAGCGGAGTCGGTTTTGCAGTGACAATGCGCTTACTGGCGGACACAGATAATTTTACAGTAATTGGCACGGGAAGGGCTCCGGATAAATTATGGGAATTGCAAAACGAAGGGGCAGAAGCCATTCCGGCAGATGTGACGAACATGGAGGAAATGGAAAGGGTATTGGATAAAATTGGTTCACCAGATATTGTCATTTTTTCCGCTGGTGTCGGTTTATTCGAGGCAGCCCACTTAATGCCCGAGCAATCAATCCGCGCTATGATGGAAACGAATGTAATAGCTCCGGTTGTCTTAACCAAACATATCTTGCCGCAAATGATGGAACGTGGGAATGGCCATCTTATCTACATCGGTTCCCAGGCTGGCAAGGTGGCGACGCCGAAAGCGTCTGTATATGCAGCGACAAAGCATGCATTGATCGGTTATACAAACGCGTTGCGCATGGAAGTTGCTGATTTCGGAATTGATGTCAGTGTCATTCATCCGGGACCGATTGACACACCTTTCATTGATGGAGCGGATCGGACGGGGAAGTATAGGTCATCATTAGGTAAGCATTTATTGCATGTAGATACTGTAGCGGAAGCAGTCTTGAAAACAATTGAAAAGCCTGTTCGGGAAGTCAATCTACCAGGGCTTATGGGGTTGACAAGTAAACTTTATTCAGTAGCGCCGGGATTAGTTGAAAAGCTTGGACGGAAATATTTCATGAAAAAATAG
- a CDS encoding MBL fold metallo-hydrolase, producing MIHKIAIPTPFAVGDVNAFVVKGDALSLVDAGPKTPDAYEALKQGLKEIGYTFKDIEQVILTHHHPDHAGWMDAFDKAEVIGHPYNDLWLKRDAEFMKYHDSFYLKCLKEEGVPESKFNWIEKMKRPIRLMGERTLNRTIGEGDEWTGHPNWVVMETLGHAQSHIALFNEKTGEMIGGDLVLEKVSSNPLIEPPANPKADRPKSMLQYNASLTRLLDLPIDVVYGGHGNEVRNVHALIETRLQKQHERAMKIHGMLSEGSKTIYELTKQLFPAVYEKELGLTLSETIGQVDYLLSKGLIRETLGEGGILYYDQA from the coding sequence ATGATACATAAAATTGCAATTCCAACACCATTCGCGGTTGGCGATGTAAATGCATTTGTCGTAAAAGGAGATGCGCTATCACTTGTCGATGCCGGACCAAAAACGCCAGATGCTTATGAAGCATTAAAACAAGGATTGAAAGAGATAGGCTATACATTCAAAGATATAGAACAGGTAATTCTAACCCACCATCATCCTGATCATGCAGGTTGGATGGACGCCTTTGACAAGGCAGAAGTTATCGGTCATCCATATAATGATCTTTGGTTAAAAAGAGATGCGGAGTTCATGAAGTATCATGATAGCTTTTACCTAAAGTGCTTAAAAGAAGAAGGAGTACCGGAGTCCAAATTCAATTGGATTGAAAAGATGAAACGTCCAATTAGGTTGATGGGGGAACGGACACTGAATCGAACAATTGGGGAAGGCGATGAATGGACGGGGCATCCTAACTGGGTTGTAATGGAAACACTTGGACACGCACAAAGTCATATTGCATTATTTAACGAGAAGACGGGTGAAATGATTGGAGGGGATCTTGTTTTAGAAAAAGTATCTTCCAATCCATTGATTGAACCACCTGCAAATCCGAAAGCGGATCGACCAAAATCGATGTTGCAATACAATGCCTCATTGACACGTTTATTAGATCTTCCAATTGACGTGGTATATGGAGGGCATGGGAATGAAGTGCGTAATGTTCATGCCTTAATCGAAACAAGACTACAAAAACAGCATGAACGAGCGATGAAAATACATGGCATGCTGAGTGAAGGAAGTAAAACGATTTATGAGCTTACGAAGCAATTGTTCCCGGCTGTGTATGAAAAGGAATTAGGACTCACTTTGTCTGAAACGATTGGACAAGTGGATTATTTATTGTCAAAAGGGCTTATTCGGGAAACTCTCGGAGAAGGCGGCATCTTGTATTATGACCAAGCGTAA
- a CDS encoding SPFH domain-containing protein, whose amino-acid sequence MGFFNFFKSQFIEVIEWTDQSSNTMVYRFPVQNNEIKMGASLIVRESQVAIFVNEGEIADVFTPGHHVLYTQNMPILTKLKSWKTGFNSPFKAEVYFINTKQFIDQKWGTSNPIMMRDPDFGMIRLRGYGIYSYRVSEPVVFLKELFGTNASYDTSSIESHLKKMVLSGLTDLFAESQIPALDLAMHYDELSTEGKEKMQERFAKFGFEITSLYIENLSLPKEVEQAMDKRTTMGVLGNMNTYTQYQAAEAIRDAAQNEGGGMAATGAGIGAGAAIGNIMANAFNQNQQQPTPSADQEKMPCPHCQAQIRTTAKFCPECGNSVQQKKVPCISCKVEINEGSKFCGECGTKQVTEKKCNACGAVNGPTAKFCGDCGEGLES is encoded by the coding sequence ATGGGATTTTTTAATTTTTTCAAGAGCCAATTTATCGAAGTCATAGAATGGACAGACCAAAGTTCTAATACAATGGTATATCGTTTTCCAGTGCAAAATAATGAAATCAAAATGGGGGCAAGCCTGATTGTCAGAGAATCGCAAGTCGCGATTTTTGTGAATGAAGGGGAAATCGCTGATGTATTCACCCCTGGCCACCATGTTTTATATACGCAGAACATGCCCATTCTAACAAAACTCAAGTCTTGGAAAACTGGATTCAATTCCCCTTTTAAGGCGGAAGTCTATTTTATTAATACAAAGCAATTCATCGACCAAAAATGGGGAACTTCAAATCCTATTATGATGCGTGATCCCGATTTCGGGATGATTCGCTTACGTGGTTACGGAATTTATTCTTACAGAGTATCAGAACCGGTCGTCTTTCTTAAAGAGTTATTCGGAACAAATGCCTCATATGATACAAGCAGCATCGAAAGCCATTTGAAAAAGATGGTCCTGTCAGGGTTGACGGATCTTTTTGCAGAATCGCAAATCCCGGCACTCGATCTTGCCATGCATTATGACGAACTTAGCACGGAAGGCAAAGAAAAGATGCAGGAGCGTTTTGCAAAATTCGGTTTTGAAATCACTTCCTTATATATTGAGAATTTGTCATTACCGAAAGAAGTCGAGCAAGCGATGGATAAGCGGACGACAATGGGTGTACTTGGAAATATGAATACGTATACGCAATACCAAGCTGCTGAAGCAATACGGGATGCGGCGCAAAACGAAGGTGGAGGGATGGCTGCAACAGGTGCTGGCATTGGTGCCGGTGCCGCAATTGGTAATATAATGGCCAATGCATTCAATCAAAACCAGCAACAACCTACCCCCTCTGCTGACCAAGAAAAAATGCCTTGTCCTCATTGCCAGGCCCAAATTAGAACGACAGCAAAATTCTGTCCCGAATGCGGGAATTCCGTACAGCAAAAAAAGGTTCCATGCATTAGTTGTAAAGTTGAAATTAATGAAGGATCAAAGTTTTGCGGTGAATGCGGAACTAAACAAGTAACCGAGAAAAAATGCAATGCTTGTGGTGCGGTAAATGGGCCTACTGCCAAGTTTTGCGGCGATTGTGGAGAGGGACTTGAAAGTTAA
- the proC gene encoding pyrroline-5-carboxylate reductase — translation MGKIVFVGAGSMAEAIIAGIVDCGVMSPDDIYVMNKSDDERLHYMQQTYGVSILCPERKALHEADLVVLATKPKDIYQAMKDIVDELNEKSAVLSVIAGVPISTIEKGLGKRPIARSMPNTSATIGKSATGVSWNSAIDAQLQDRIVELLSSIGIVKQVNEDQLHAVTALSGSGPAYVYYMVEALEEAAVEEGLSKEVARELVIQTFVGAAAMLKQKGEEPALLRKNVTSPNGTTEAGIKALERNSFKRIIAECVHSAEIRSRELGYLSSPAPKKE, via the coding sequence ATGGGAAAAATCGTATTTGTAGGCGCAGGTTCAATGGCAGAAGCGATAATAGCCGGAATTGTGGATTGTGGCGTAATGTCTCCGGATGATATATATGTCATGAATAAGTCGGATGACGAACGGCTCCACTATATGCAACAAACGTATGGAGTATCTATTCTCTGTCCCGAGCGAAAGGCATTACATGAAGCAGATCTTGTCGTACTCGCAACAAAGCCAAAAGATATCTACCAGGCTATGAAAGATATTGTAGATGAGTTAAATGAAAAGTCTGCTGTATTGTCAGTAATTGCCGGTGTCCCAATCTCGACAATTGAAAAAGGGCTTGGAAAACGTCCTATTGCACGTTCGATGCCGAATACATCTGCTACAATCGGAAAATCAGCAACTGGTGTGTCATGGAATAGTGCGATTGATGCACAACTACAAGATCGAATCGTAGAACTGTTATCATCGATTGGAATTGTAAAGCAAGTGAATGAGGATCAATTACATGCGGTAACAGCTTTGTCAGGTAGCGGACCAGCATATGTGTATTATATGGTAGAGGCTTTGGAAGAAGCTGCGGTTGAAGAAGGCTTGTCAAAAGAAGTTGCTCGGGAATTAGTTATCCAGACTTTTGTTGGAGCTGCAGCGATGTTGAAACAAAAAGGTGAAGAGCCTGCATTGCTGCGGAAGAATGTAACAAGTCCTAACGGAACAACAGAGGCTGGCATTAAGGCACTTGAAAGGAATTCTTTTAAAAGAATAATTGCGGAATGCGTTCATAGTGCTGAAATCCGCTCACGGGAATTAGGGTACCTTTCCTCTCCTGCCCCAAAGAAAGAGTAG